The DNA sequence GTCAGACGGTTGCCGAGTCCGAACGAGCCGCCGACCATCTCCGCACCCACGGCCGTCAGGAGGCCGAAGATGGAGCCGATCATCAGCCCGACGATGACCATCGGCATGGCCATGGGGATGCGGATCTTCAGGAAGATCTGCAGCGTCGAGGCGCCGAAGCTGCGCGCCAGGGCAATTTTTGCGAGGTCGGTGCGGCGAAAGCCGGTCGCGGCGTTGATCATCACCATGGTACGGAGGGCCAGCGTCACGGCGATGATGCGCGGCGTGAGGCCGAAGCCGAACTTGAGGATCAAGAGCGGCACCAGGGCCAGCATCGGCGTCGTCACGAGCAGCAGGATGTAGGGGGCCACGATCTTCTCGACCAGCGGGAACTGGGTGATCACGGCCGCCAGAACGAAGCCGATCGAGGCGCCGATCGAGAAGCCCACGAGAAGCTCGATCAGCGTATAGCCGATATGCGGCCCGATATACGGAAAGTCCGTGATCAGCGCCCAGACCACCTGGGATGGCGTCGGAGCGATGTAGGCCGGCACCTCGAACAGCCGCAGCAACAGCTCGGCACCACCGAAGACGATGATCGCGGTGACCAGGATCAGTGTCACATCCCGGCTGCCCTTGAGGATCGACAGTGTCGAGGCGGCGCTCGACCAGTTGCCGACATCAGCGGCCCCGGCCTTCTCGAAGGTCGGGATCTTGTCCCGGAGCTCCCTGTCGACGCTCGCCATATCGGTCTGGTGCTCCTAGGCCGCCCGGACTTGCGGCTTGTGATCGATCGAGCCCTTGATCTCACCGACGAGCTCGATGAAATGCGGCGCCATGAAGATCTCGAGGTTGCGCGGCCGCGGCAGGTCGATCTCGAAGATACGCGCCAGACGGCCCGGCCTGGCACTCATCACGAAGACCCGGTCGGCCAGGAAGACCGCCTCGGCGATGTTGTGCGTGATGAAGACGATGGTTTTCCTCGTCTCCATCCAGATCTGCTGGATCAGCAGGTTCATCTCGTCGCGGGTGAAGGCATCGAGGGCGCCGAACGGCTCGTCCATCAGGAGCAGCGACGGATCGACCGAGAGTGCTCTGACGATCGAAGCCCGTTGCTGCATGCCACCGGAAAGCTCGCGCGGCATCTTGCTCTCGAACCCGGTCAGTCCGACTTCCGCCAGCAGGGCATCGATGCGCGCCTGGTCCGGACGCTGGCCGCGGATCTCGAACGGCAGCTCGATGTTCTTGATGAGATTGCGCCAGGGCAGGCTGCACTTCAATCGAGAAATCGTCGAGCGCGTGCACCCGCCCGGTGCCCGTATCGTAATATTTCGTCGCGTTGGCGACCGTCAGCTTGGGCTGCCCGTTCTGGCTCAAGGCGCAGGCTCCTTTGCTCCCAGACACCAACGTCACCGAGTGCGTGGCATTCGTCAAGGTGGTCTGCTCAGCACTTGACGCCTTCACAAGGCTCTTCGACAGTGCCACTCGATGGATCAGAGACCAGCGAAGCGAGGCGGAATGGAGGCGACCTTCAACACCATTTATGGTCGCAATCTCATATGCGAGCTCAGGAATTTCGTTCATCGCCCGTATCTCGTGGTGACCATGGAGGAGCTTTGGGAACGCTTCGAGGGGGCGTTCGATGATGGTCTTGTCGGGCCAGTCTTCGCCTCCTCCATGGATGTGGAGATGCTGGAGAAGGTTCTGGATGGTCTGCCGCCGGCCGAATGCATCATCGGGATCGGTGGTGGACGGGCGGTGGACACCGCCAAGTATTTCGCCCGGAGGACGCGCCTGCCGCTCTTTCAAATCCCGACCTCGATGTCGGTCAATGCCGTATTCGGACATCGCGCTGGCGTTCGCCAGAACGGTCAGGTTCGCTACATGGGCTATGCCGTGCCCGAGGCGGTCTACGTCGATTTCGACGTCATCCAATCTGCGCCGTCCCACATCAACCGTAGCGGTGTATGCGAAATTCTCTGCTACCACACCGGCCATCTCGACTGGGCCTACACCGATCGTCTCGGCAAATGTGAAGCGAAATGGCCCTACGATCAGCGGCTCGTCGATGCCGCCCGGCAGCGCTTCGATCTCGTCATGACCCATCTCGACGACATCAATGCCGTCAATGAGACAGGCATTCGCGCGCTCATGGAGGCAAATCGCTGGGGCGGCGCCACCTTTCACAATGCCGGCTGGAACCCTCGCCACATCGAAGGCATCGACCATTTTGTCTTCTACGCGCTCGAATACCATACGCGACGGCCCTTCCTGCACGGCCAGCCGGTCTGTCTAGGCATCTATGTCGGCTCGCTCCTGCACGACAGCGGGGCGAAGCAGATGCTCGACGCCATCCACCGGGTCGGCGTCGACATCCGTCCCGAGGCCATGGGCATCACCTGGAACGAGGCGGCGATCGCGCTCGCCGACTTGCGCGAGTACGTCCGCCGGGCCGGACTCTGGTACGGCATCGCGCATGACGCGGTCATCGACCATGCCTTCATCGACAAGCTGCGCGGCAACATCGAAGCGAAATACGGAACCTGGACCGGCTGACCAATCGTGGGCCAGCAATAACCGAACAAAGAGGGAGGAAGAACCATGCAGCGAGATACGCGCCTCGTCCTGGCCGCCGTCCTGCCGGCGCTGGGACTTGTCTCGACGCCGGCAATGGCCATCGATTGGCAGCGGTTTGCAGGCAGCGAGATCACGGTGCTCATCGCGGAGCACCCGGTCGCCAACGGGATACGCGAGCTTCTGCCGGAATTCGAGGAAGCGACCGGCATCTCTGTCGACGTTCAGGCCTTCGCCGAGGACCTCTATTTCGATCGGATGGAGCTGGCGCTGCGGGCGACGGAGGGCGTCGCCGACGTCTACTTCCTGCCGATGGATTCGACCGCTTTCACCCAATGGTCGGCCGGTCTCATCCAGCCCCTGACGCCGTTCCTCGACGATCCGGAGCTGACCGCCGAGGACTACGGCCTAGGCGACTTTCCGGCGGGCTTCCTCGCTGCCACCCAGTATCCGCCAGGAGACGCCGATGCCGAGGACTATGCGATCCCGGTGAGCTTCGAGAGCTACATCCTCTTCTACAACAAGGAACATGTCGACGCGTATCTCGACGGCGCCGTGCCGGCGACCATGCCAGAGCTGATCGAGGCGGCGGCGACCATCAGCGAGAAGAGCGGTGGTCAGGTCGCCGGTGCGGTGATGCGCGGCATCCGCTCCGATACGCCCATCGATACCGTGACCGGCATTGTCTACAATGCAGGGTGCCGAGCCGACACCCTTGCCCTACAATGTCTGGTTCGACGGCGACTGGTCGAAGCCCCGGCTCACCGATCCGCGCATCGCCGCCGGCCTCTCGCACTATGCCGGCATGATGAAGGCGGGGCCGCCCAACATCCTCGCCCTCGACTGGCCCGACGCCAGCCTACTGTTTCAGCAGGGCAGGGCCGGCTTCTTCATCGACGCGAGCCTGTTCGGTCCGGGCTTCGAGAACCCCGAGGAGTCGCAGGTTGCCGGCAAGACCGGCTACGCCACGCTGCCGCCCGCGGACGCCGGCGGCGGGTCGTTCACCGGCCACTGGATGTGGGGGCTCGGCATTCCCGCGAATGCCGCAGAGCCGGACGCCGCCTGGTACTTCATCCAGTGGATGACCAGCAAGTCGGCCGAACCCCGAATCGGCGCCATGCACGGCGGTGCTGCTCGCCTCTCGACCTGGGATGATGCCGGCTACAAGGCGGAGTTGAACCCGGACTATGTCAAAGTTGTCCAGGACAGCATGCGCACCTCGCGATCGACCGTGGTCTTTCGCGAAGGCTGGGCCGAGTACGCGCTCGCCATCGTCGACGCCATTCACGAGATACATGGTGGCGCCACCCCCGAGGCTGCGACCGAGGCACTCCAGGCACGATTCCTGGAGATGCTGAATCCGTAACGCTGCCGGCTGGCTCCTGGTCGCACCGATGCTCCTGGTGCTCGGTGCGAGCTCCCTCTACCCTTTCGCCTACGCGCTCTTCATCAGCCTTTTCGACTGGAACTGGGGCCGGTCGATGAGCTTCATCGGTCTCGCCAACTACACCCGCCTCCTCGGCGACGTCGAGTTCTGGCTGATCATGAAGAACACCCTGGTGTTCGCGACCTCGGCCACCGCCATCGAGCTCCTGCTCGGCCTCGGCATCGCCGTTGCGGTCGACCGGCTCCGCTTCGGCGCCACCCTGGTTCGCACGCTCTTGCTCACACCCTTGATGATCTCCGGCATCATCGTGGCGCTGATGTCCAAGGTCATGCTCGATAGCTTCCTTGGCATCGTCAACTACCTCCTGGGTCTGATCGGCGTTGGCCCCTCGACGTTCTACGGCACCGAGGCGACCGCGATGTTCACCATCGTCATGGTCGACACCTGGTGGCAGACCGCCTTCGTCTTCATCATCCTGCTCGCTGGCCTGCAGTCGCTGGCGGCCGAGCCGCGCGAGGCGGCGCGCCTGGACGGCGCCTCCGAGTG is a window from the Rhodospirillales bacterium genome containing:
- a CDS encoding sugar ABC transporter permease, with the translated sequence MLGASSLYPFAYALFISLFDWNWGRSMSFIGLANYTRLLGDVEFWLIMKNTLVFATSATAIELLLGLGIAVAVDRLRFGATLVRTLLLTPLMISGIIVALMSKVMLDSFLGIVNYLLGLIGVGPSTFYGTEATAMFTIVMVDTWWQTAFVFIILLAGLQSLAAEPREAARLDGASEWRIFRHITMPQLAPLLLTVLIIRSIDTLKVFDIVFGTTGGGPGLATEVAQTLAYRTAFAYLQIGRAMAVMVLFSILVLALCALYLRLGSERRD
- a CDS encoding iron-containing alcohol dehydrogenase, whose translation is MEATFNTIYGRNLICELRNFVHRPYLVVTMEELWERFEGAFDDGLVGPVFASSMDVEMLEKVLDGLPPAECIIGIGGGRAVDTAKYFARRTRLPLFQIPTSMSVNAVFGHRAGVRQNGQVRYMGYAVPEAVYVDFDVIQSAPSHINRSGVCEILCYHTGHLDWAYTDRLGKCEAKWPYDQRLVDAARQRFDLVMTHLDDINAVNETGIRALMEANRWGGATFHNAGWNPRHIEGIDHFVFYALEYHTRRPFLHGQPVCLGIYVGSLLHDSGAKQMLDAIHRVGVDIRPEAMGITWNEAAIALADLREYVRRAGLWYGIAHDAVIDHAFIDKLRGNIEAKYGTWTG
- a CDS encoding ABC transporter ATP-binding protein, translated to MTIRAPGGCTRSTISRLKCSLPWRNLIKNIELPFEIRGQRPDQARIDALLAEVGLTGFESKMPRELSGGMQQRASIVRALSVDPSLLLMDEPFGALDAFTRDEMNLLIQQIWMETRKTIVFITHNIAEAVFLADRVFVMSARPGRLARIFEIDLPRPRNLEIFMAPHFIELVGEIKGSIDHKPQVRAA
- a CDS encoding extracellular solute-binding protein, whose protein sequence is MQGAEPTPLPYNVWFDGDWSKPRLTDPRIAAGLSHYAGMMKAGPPNILALDWPDASLLFQQGRAGFFIDASLFGPGFENPEESQVAGKTGYATLPPADAGGGSFTGHWMWGLGIPANAAEPDAAWYFIQWMTSKSAEPRIGAMHGGAARLSTWDDAGYKAELNPDYVKVVQDSMRTSRSTVVFREGWAEYALAIVDAIHEIHGGATPEAATEALQARFLEMLNP
- a CDS encoding ABC transporter permease — its product is MASVDRELRDKIPTFEKAGAADVGNWSSAASTLSILKGSRDVTLILVTAIIVFGGAELLLRLFEVPAYIAPTPSQVVWALITDFPYIGPHIGYTLIELLVGFSIGASIGFVLAAVITQFPLVEKIVAPYILLLVTTPMLALVPLLILKFGFGLTPRIIAVTLALRTMVMINAATGFRRTDLAKIALARSFGASTLQIFLKIRIPMAMPMVIVGLMIGSIFGLLTAVGAEMVGGSFGLGNRLTYYSSLIQMPQFFACILVLAVIGISIYVFFYWVGKKWASWES